Proteins from a single region of Dictyostelium discoideum AX4 chromosome 5 chromosome, whole genome shotgun sequence:
- the copG gene encoding adaptin N-terminal domain-containing protein, producing MASRVQKKDDDESDFLFENLDKGQVIQEKRAFNESPIHPRKCSLVISQFLYLLSRGDSFTKTEATDIFFAATKLFQSKDIPLRRLMYLLLKELSTISQDAIIVISSLTKDMSHKIELYRANAIRILCKITDSSILPQIERYFKQSIVEKDPHVSSAALVSSIHLLKVCPEIVKRWANEVQEAISNKSNMVQYHALALLHRIKQHDRLAVSKLVSNLIKNSLRSPYAQSYLIRCCVEVIEETNTEDRIFREYIESCLRSKNEMVAYEAARSICTFKNVSNKEINSAVGVLQNFLNSTKPTLRFAAVRTLNKLAQTNPTAVIPCNLDMENLITDTNRSIATLAITTLLKVGNESNVERLIKQIANFLGDINDEFKIVVVDAITSLSQKFPKKYKHLIIFLNKILRDEGTLQLKQATLDAILTVVNNIPESKEIALTELCDYIEDCDFPDLSVQILHLIGQEGPLTSSPAQYMRYIYNRVLLDGGIIRAAAVTSIAKFGLLYEPMKEKVVILLQRCLLDEDDEVRDRATLYLKLFKENDVRYLNKVLMDDVPVPLNNLQKSLELYLHQGDFSEPFDIASVSTVVETYQSPLLGDGKSPFSTGASKKGDSVTGTPKSNNASNNNNNNEESSGPESFATKLSQIPQFSTFGKLLKSSEYIELTETETEYVVNCVKHIYREHIVFQFNCTNTLNEQQLSNVSVKMVPSDPKLLKYECSIPIDVLPYGEPQQCYVAIRYIPANGYPLCSFSNALKFKVKEVDPSTGELDEPGYDDQYSLERLEIVPKDFLNRAFVGNFSEEWKKMSEDTQLVQTFSLVGVKSIDEAVKQIIKTLGMAPAEKSEVVTPKSAKHILYLTGKSLNNQLIYVRARMKLDQSQTNTDVELTIKSDDESLNDFVISAFIEK from the exons atggcATCAAGAGTACAAAagaaagatgatgatgagtctgattttttatttgaaaatttagatAAAGGTCAAGTTATTCAAGAGAAAAGAGCATTTAATGAATCACCAATTCATCCAAGAAAATGTTCATTAGTAATTTCACAATTCCTTTACCTTTTATCAAGAGGTGATAGTTTTACAAAAACAGAAGCAACTGATATTTTCTTTGCTGCTactaaattatttcaatcaaaagat ATTCCATTAAGAAGATTAATGTATTTATTGttaaaagaattatcaacaatttcaCAAGATGCAATCATTGTTATCAGTTCATTAACAAAAGATATGTCACATAAGATTGAATTATATAGAGCAAATGCAATTAGAATTTTATGTAAAATCACTGAT agTTCAATTTTACCACAAATCGAAAGATACTTTAAACAAAGTATTGTTGAAAAAGATCCACACGTATCATCAGCAGCACTTGTTTCAagtattcatttattaaaggTATGTCCAGAGATTGTAAAGAGATGGGCAAATGAAGTTCAAGAAGCAAtctcaaataaatcaaatatggTTCAATATCATGCATTAGCATTATTACATAGAATTAAACAACATGATCGTTTAGCAGTCTCTAAATTGGTtagtaatttaattaaaaattcactTCGTTCACCATATGCTCAATCATATTTAATTAGATGTTGTGTTGAAGTTATTGAAGAGACAAATACAGA agaTAGAATTTTCCGTGAATATATTGAATCATGTTTAAGAAGTAAGAATGAAATGGTTGCATATGAAGCAGCACGTTCAATTTGtacatttaaaaatgtttcaaataaagaaattaactCTGCTGTTGGAGTTTtacaaaactttttaaattcaacaaaacCAACTTTAAGATTTGCTGCTGTTCGTACATTAAATAag ttagcACAAACTAATCCAACAGCAGTTATACCATGTAATTTAGATAtggaaaatttaattacagATACAAATAGAAGTATTGCAACATTAGCAATTAcaacattattaaaagttGGTAATGAATCAAATGTAGAGagattaattaaacaaattgcAAACTTTTTAGGTGATATCAATGATGAATTTAAGattgttgtagttgatgCTATTACATCACTTAGTCAAAAGTTCCCAAAGAAATACAAACAtttaattatctttttaaataagaTTCTTAGAGATGAGGGTACATTACAACTTAAACAAGCAACATTGGATGCAATTTTAACAGTGGTAAACAATATTCCAGAATCAAAAGAGATTGCATTGACCGAATTATGTGATTACATTGAGGATTGTGATTTCCCTGATCTCTCTGTACAAATTCTTCATTTAATCGGTCAAGAGGGTCCATTAACTTCATCACCAGCTCAATACATGAGATACATTTACAATAGAGTTTTATTGGATGGTGGAATCATTCGTGCTGCCGCAGTTACATCAATTGCTAAATTTGGTCTTCTCTATGAACCAATGAAAGAAAAGGTTGTCATTCTTCTTCAAAGATGTCTTTtggatgaagatgatgaagttcGTGATAGAGCAACACTCTATCTTAAATTATTCAAAGAAAATGATGTTCGTTATCTCAATAAAGTACTCATGGATGATGTACCTGTACCATTGAACAATTTACAAAAGAGTTTAGAGCTTTACTTACATCAAGGTGATTTTAGTGAACCATTTGATATCGCCTCTGTTAGTACCGTGGTTGAAACTTATCAATCACCACTTCTCGGTGATGGTAAATCACCATTCTCAACTGGTGCCTCTAAAAAAGGTGATTCTGTCACTGGTACACCAAAATCAAACAATGCctcaaacaacaacaacaacaacgaaGAATCATCAGGCCCAGAATCATTTGCTACTAAACTCTCTCAAATTCCACAATTTTCAACTTTTGGTAAACTTTTGAAATCAAGTGAATACATTGAACTCACTGAAACTGAAACTGAATATGTTGTCAATTGTGTTAAACATATCTATCGTGAACATATCGTATTCCAATTCAATTGTACCAACACTCTCAATgaacaacaattatcaaatgtATCTGTTAAAATGGTACCTTCCGatccaaaattattaaaatatgaatGTTCAATCCCAATCGATGTACTCCCATACGGTGAACCACAACAATGTTATGTTGCCATTCGTTACATTCCTGCCAATGGTTATCCATTATGTTCATTCAGTAATGCCCTCAAATTCAAAGTTAAAGAAGTCGATCCATCCACTGGTGAACTCGATGAACCAGGCTATGATGATCAATACAGTTTAGAGAGATTGGAAATCGTTCCAAAAGATTTCCTCAATAGAGCTTTCGTTGGTAACTTTTCCGAGGAATGGAAGAAAATGTCTGAAGATACCCAATTAGTTCAAACCTTTTCTTTAGTTGGTGTTAAATCTATCGATGAAGCTGTAAAACAAATCATTAAAACATTAGGTATGGCCCCTGCTGAAAAATCTGAAGTTGTCACTCCAAAATCTGCCAAACATATCCTTTATCTCACtggtaaatcattaaataatcaattgatttatgtTAGAGCAAGAATGAAGTTGGATCAATCTCAAACTAATACTGATGTAGAATTAACAATTAAATCCGATGATGaatcattaaatgattttgtaatttctgctttcattgaaaaataa
- a CDS encoding hypothetical protein (Group-specific antigen), which produces DAEWDRTRKIVEKQLRQELRCTDNRESINRTASIKRRLEKFSHNWNSKLMTINIPEHFIPYCSYNTNYS; this is translated from the coding sequence AGATGCCGAATGGGATAGAACAAGAAAGATAGTAGAAAAACAACTACGTCAAGAACTAAGATGCACTGATAACCGAGAGTCAATCAATCGGACCGCATCAATAAAAAGAAGACTCGAAAAATTCAGCCACAACTGGAACTCGAAACTCATGACCATAAACATCCCGGAACACTTCATACCATACTGCTCATATAACACCAACTactcataa
- the crlB gene encoding G-protein-coupled receptor family protein (Similar to GPCR), giving the protein MGGDIHLCSMILGKNHLIFLYFANLFGSTLSFLATIITIVFYLVKKYIQNKSFRENPHQYCHQHQYFDSSKLNEINNSGVGSYSSTPISIQNNNNKNNNLPKQKNNEKQPLINKNHNNYCNYSTSATSSSSSSSSFSSTNSGSSYEYQQPQKNQQTLSSSDKNNTIPSTNTKYEIELSIPQFKGNKCGPNCLLFSNIPQIKNALEQKKNPKKIDTLIFYLSISDFIAVSGIIIEQLIIIFNKEISKSIGFCIGERVSIHFGLLATLFWSNCIAYYLLRETYELKPYNIRFVYFHIVCWGMALIGVASLFFSKIITVSNIDQGGSWCSVSSSYQLYFWVIPLFVSFTWNLICYCLIYRKFNKIIGIYGIQSVQIKTIIIRKLSFYLLAFLITWVWDVINNSIFLYEGKCPPFALWILQEFFSSGYGFFNSLAYAVTTRFYSRK; this is encoded by the exons atgggagGTGATATTCATCTTTGTTCAATGATTTTAggtaaaaatcatttaatttttttatattttgcaaatttatttggtagtacattatcatttttagcaactattattacaatagtattttatttagttaaaaaatatattcaaaataaatcatttagaGAAAATCCACACCAATATTGTCATCAACACCAATATTTCGATTCATCAAAacttaatgaaattaataatagtggaGTTGGTTCATATTCATCAACTCCAATctcaattcaaaataataataataaaaataataacctcccaaaacaaaaaaataatgaaaaacagccattaataaataaaaatcataatAACTATTGTAATTATTCGACATCAgcaacttcatcatcatcgagttcatcatcattttcttcGACCAATAGTGGATCATCATATGAAtatcaacaaccacaaaaaaatcaacaaaccCTATCATCATCTGATAAAAACAATACAATTCcatcaacaaatacaaaatatgaaattgaattatcaattcCACAATTTAAAGGAAACAAATGTGGGCCAAATTGTTtacttttttcaaatataccacaaattaaaaatgcattagaacaaaagaaaaatccAAAGAAAATTGAcactttaatattttatctttCAATATCAG atTTTATTGCAGTATCAGGAATAATTATagaacaattaataattatatttaataaagagatatcaaaatcaattggaTTTTGTATTGGTGAAAGAGTTTCAATTCATTTTGGATTATTGGCAACATTATTTTGGTCAAATTGTATTgcatattatttattaagaGAAACTTATGAATTGAAACCATATAATATTagatttgtttattttcatataGTTTGTTGGGGTATGGCATTGATTGGTGTTGCAAGTTTATTCTTTTCAAAGATTATAACAGTTTCAAATATTGATCAAGGTGGTAGTTGGTGTTCAGTTTCATCATCTTATCAATTATACTTTTGGGTGATACCATTGTTTGTTTCATTCACTTGGAATTTAATAtgttattgtttaatttatagaaagtttaataaaataattggaaTTTATGGTATTCAATCAgtacaaataaaaacaatcatCATTAGAAAACTTTCATTCTATTTATTGGCATTTTTAATTACTTGGGTTTGGGatgtaattaataattcaattttcttATATGAAGGAAAATGTCCACCATTTGCACTTTGGATACTTCAAGAATTTTTTTCTTCTGGTTatggattttttaattctttagcATATGCTGTTACAACTAGATTCTATAGTAGAAAATGA
- the dtfA gene encoding cell surface protein DTFA gives MKDIEASKKPHTTTVAPPQINFIKNNENIFQPKPISNVTTTTVQPPQIVSPPSPPSPPQTTTIAPPTILPTTKTTTTTTTTTTTTTTVQPPQIVSPPIINNLIIQNNLNTPSLSSTPSPLPNNNNSNENDNDINNLKISKEEYQTQIEIQQQIQRQQILERQQLLQRRNQEQLDLLERHNDYQELINTHQNFVPPNNRFSQQIHVSQLKKQSSQSQLQQQLSSQSLQQIQQKSKQPPPQQQQQQQPPPPPIPLLPQIHQQLKPKQQQEQQQQQEQQQQQTENERINELRRLKRKKEYHNDEYKDDEIYLDNILKGIDIRKLEKLTAVELRKIGKTLGVPMGNNTKGETFQRIKSFIENHKKKKQKYREYQSEKNQQQKSNSKKLVNNSTIYDLPIKDIEHLEQLFWRIFRNIVLFRKIIGNLSRGGFFDQQQQQQQQQQSTMTTTSSSSSPMTSSDDKFFYCYNYIFSKTFKYDQIIHVSWIVDSNYFGLLKYKVSRGDLLVFCNHNTINDGDVNDDEDQNTKYEFCKMFKKIFNSIRSIQDKSFYRDLFTNYSEFIFDRINKRYPIDIYLVGSLAIECNCLVATKLLISEFQFRPVMNHSLQLAIKSGSYKMVKLIVTTIHRQMSLNPNNKPFDIEMFSKINNPSIKIINLLIQLRLFTYSNIINLVIADAKLINDNNENDILQFNKNLKNQIFNYSNLLNSFTFNNNINNNNNNNINNNNNNNNNNNNNNNNNNNNNNSNLSNNTIEYSKIKTKTVFNQFTIKQLINSCKLIVTFDLKNQYQQQYYKRHYEDSDNEEEEEITQASFTINTMAEIEFIETQITKEEKHCFVKKVIQKQLLKDGEKEDYDGIKRLAELYVSLNPHLKVYCNFMYKIIYGNENCYDQDLDDEDLFDYRVTRVFDSNCFKQSLKYGSPGYWIEYKEVEMKYAFLSNKYRNEITPNLLFKYVSPNNLNKQLKFIKKIYNSSIENGNSNGNGNGNGGTVIGGILDRLLLFYLIIENNNLELLSIVIKEFPLISNFCYIAKSNSEIYNLKIPRFIRSIEMLEFCFSNFRDHFYLPQSNSLTADFYGFQNVELLRKYDQLMVLDDMDKGIIVSNKKVRASFDDFHFIFEWGSSLKNYNNYLKMLAYIVEDPYGLYTIVTNEILLLSAILSPTTSSGEPLLNLNIERQLIFQEIISSFSTILEGTELKYYPEQMFQESTHLKRFFDWIFENRSEDLLIGGRCVITQSVQSHMLYRAGRLDIVLRKGYYYDDTNEGSKKIMPVGLALVLDDIGKYGDVVALEKYIRSCIPLMKQQSELLTLLDKDERESRACFSQCQRHFSSLLSKASIYGRINIFQHIFYNHQFIFDKKSLLFARKGFLSKISFKKLILECHYHKQHHILDFIQNVIGLDITPKQIKSN, from the coding sequence ATGAAAGATATAGAGGCTTCGAAAAAACCTCATACCACAACTGTGGCACCAccacaaataaattttataaaaaataatgaaaacatTTTCCAACCAAAACCAATATCTAAtgtaacaacaacaactgtacaaccaccacaaattGTATCACcgccatcaccaccatcaccaccacaaaCAACTACAATAGCACCTCCAACAATATTGccaacaacaaaaactacaacaacaaccacaacaaccacaacaaccacaacaactgtacaaccaccacaaattGTATCGCCaccaattataaataatttaattattcaaaataatttaaatactcCTTCTCTTTCTTCTACTCCTTCTCCTCttcctaataataataattcaaatgaaaatgataatgatattaataatttaaagatttcaaAAGAAGAGTATCAAACTCAAAttgaaattcaacaacaaattcaaagaCAACAAATTTTAGAGAGACAACAACTTTTACAAAGAAGAAATCAAGAGCAATTAGATTTATTAGAGAGACATAATGATTatcaagaattaataaatactCATCAAAATTTCGTACCACCAAATAATAGATTCTCACAACAAATTCATGTATCACAATTAAAAAAGCAATCATCTCAatcacaattacaacaacaactttcTTCACAATCtttacaacaaattcaacaaaaatctaaacaaccaccaccacaacaacaacaacaacaacaaccaccaccaccaccaataccattattaccacAAATACACCAACAGTTAAaaccaaaacaacaacaagaacaacaacaacaacaagaacaacaacaacaacaaacagaaaatgaaagaattaatgaattaagaagattaaaaagaaaaaaagaatatcataatgatgaatataaagatgatgaaatttatttagataatattttaaaaggtATTGATATTAGAAAATTAGAGAAATTAACAGCAGTGGAATTAAGAAAAATTGGTAAAACTTTGGGTGTCCCAATGGGTAACAATACAAAGGGTGAAACATTTCAGAGGATTAAATCATTCATTGAAAATCAtaagaaaaagaaacaaaagtATAGAGAATATCAAAGTGAAaagaatcaacaacaaaaatcaaattcaaaaaaattagtaaacaATAGTACAATCTATGATTTACcaattaaagatattgaacatttagaacaattattttggagaatttttagaaatattgtattatttaGAAAGATTATTGGTAATTTATCAAGAGGTGGTTTCTTTgatcaacagcaacaacaacaacaacaacaacaaagtaCCATGACAACaacgtcatcatcatcctcacCAATGACCTCAAGTGATgataaattcttttattgttataattatatatttagtaaaacatttaaatatgATCAAATCATTCATGTATCTTGGATTGTAGATTCAAATTATTTcggattattaaaatataaagttAGTAGAGGTGATTTATTGGTATTTTGTAATCATAATACCattaatgatggtgatgtgaatgatgatgaagatcaaaatacaaaatatgaattttgtaaaatgtttaaaaagattttcaaTTCAATTCGATCCATTCAAGATAAGTCATTCTATAGGGACCTCTTTACAAATTATTCAGAATTCATATTTgatagaattaataaaagatatCCAATCGATATTTATTTAGTTGGTTCATTAGCTATTGAATGTAATTGTTTGGTTGCAACAAAGCTATTGATATCGGAATTCCAATTTAGACCAGTTATGAATCATTCATTACAATTGGCTATTAAGAGTGGGTCTTATAAAATGGTGAAATTAATCGTAACAACCATTCATCGTCAAATGTCattaaatccaaataataaaccatttgatattgaaatgttttcaaaaattaataatccatcaattaaaatcattaatttattaattcaattaagaTTATTCActtattcaaatattataaatttagtaATTGCCGAtgcaaaattaattaatgataataatgaaaatgatattttacaatttaataaaaatttaaaaaatcaaattttcaattattcaaatttattaaattcttttacttttaataataatattaataataataataataataatatcaataataataataataataacaataacaataataacaataataataataacaataataataataattcaaatttatcaaataatacaattgaatattcaaaaattaaaactaaaacagtatttaatcaatttacaattaaacaattaataaattcatgTAAACTAATTGttacatttgatttaaagaatcaatatcaacaacaatattataAAAGACATTATGAAGAtagtgataatgaagaagaggaagagaTTACTCAAGCATCATTTACAATCAATACAATGGCAGAgattgaatttattgaaaCTCAAATtacaaaagaagaaaaacaTTGTTTTGTTAAAAAGGTTATTCAAAAACAGTTATTAAAAGATGGTGAAAAAGAAGATTATGATGGTATAAAGAGGTTAGCTGAACTTTACGTTTCACTTAATCCACATCTAAAagtttattgtaattttatgTATAAAATAATCTATGGTAATGAAAATTGTTATGATCAAGACTTGGATGATGAAGATCTATTCGATTATAGAGTAACCAGAGTTTTTGattcaaattgttttaaacaatctttaaaatatGGTTCACCAGGTTATTGGATTGAATATAAAGAAGTTGAAATGAAATATGCTTTcctttcaaataaatatcgTAATGAAATCACTccaaatcttttatttaaatatgtttcaccaaataatttaaataaacaattaaaatttataaaaaaaatttataattcatcaattgaaaatggtaatagtaatggtaatggtaatggtaatggtggtacAGTAATTGGTGGAATTTTAgatagattattattattttatttaataattgaaaataataatttagaattattatcaattgttattaaagaatttccattaatttcaaatttttgtTATATTGCAAAAAGTAATAgtgaaatttataatttaaaaattccaaGATTTATTAGATCAATTGAAATGTTagaattttgtttttcaaattttagagatcatttttatttaccaCAATCAAATTCTTTAACAGCCGATTTTTATGGTTTTCAAAATGTTGAACTATTAAGAAAATATGATCAATTAATGGTACTTGATGATATGGATAAAGGTATAATtgtatcaaataaaaaagttagaGCTTCATTCGATGATTTTCATTTCATATTTGAATGGGGTTCttctttaaagaattataataactatttgaaaatgttggCTTATATAGTTGAAGATCCATATGGTTTATATACAATTGTAACCAATGAAATTCTATTACTCTCTGCAATACTATCACCAACTACTTCATCGGGtgaaccattattaaatttaaatatagaGAGACAATTAATTTTCCAAGAGATAATTTCAAGTTTTTCAACCATTTTGGAAGGTAcagaattaaaatattatccaGAACAAATGTTTCAAGAATCAACTCATCTTAAAAGATTCTTTGATTGGATATTTGAAAATCGTAGtgaagatttattaattggtggtaGATGTGTTATAACTCAATCCGTTCAAAGTCATATGTTGTACAGAGCTGGTAGATTGGATATCGTATTAAGAAAAGGTTATTACTATGATGATACTAATGAAGGTTCAAAGAAAATTATGCCAGTTGGTTTGGCGTTGGTATTGGATGATATTGGTAAATATGGTGATGTCGTCGCACTTGAAAAATACATCAGATCTTGTATACCCCTAATGAAACAACAATCAGAGTTACTAACTTTACTCGATAAAGATGAAAGAGAATCTAGAGCTTGTTTCTCACAATGTCAACGTCATTTCTCTTCTCTTCTATCAAAAGCTTCGATCTATGGTAGAATTAATATCTTTCaacatattttttataatcatcAATTCATTTTCGATAagaaatctttattattcGCTAGAAAAGGTTTCCTCtcaaaaattagttttaaaaaattaattttagaatgTCATTATCATAAACAACATCATATTTTAGATTTCATTCAAAATGTAATTGGTCTTGATATAACtccaaaacaaattaaaagtaattaa
- a CDS encoding AN1-type zinc finger-containing protein produces MSRQYYVHSCQFCNRTIQLESHHTDINQLIEEHLTSCKYDALDKDKHSCSLADCFVKQTFKNICNDCTLNFCDSHKKATDHSCSSVFSWKNASNNPAPQAPKKVIIENEYLRAQKNQKVELDKLRKEMAQNKQELKIREEKSVEELNSDLIFLEQQQVLYDQIKSNNQNSNNNNNNNNNNNNNNNNNNNNNNNNNNNNNNNNNFSDNNNINFSNNYDKSSSSSSNVTPPQPVVTKKKQGLQSKAEKDQIEELRKIRENRKLEYESDDISVCVTVILSNNDKLTAQFNKQDTLKKIQEFVNRNRSDGEEPYALCLNATGQPLSKNDINKTLQQLQLLPTPTLYVILIKDLKEQIKEVKRANNLRGYFFSNKYLEMAILAAALFFAYYLYKNYQKETLGNRNRHHHRDHHHRGDYDDYYDYY; encoded by the exons ATGTCAAGACAATATTATGTGCATTCTTGTCAATTTTGTAATAGAACTATTCAATTAGAATCCCATCATACTgatattaatcaattaattgaagaaCATTTAACATCATGCAAATATGATGCACTTGACAAAGATAAACATTCATGCTCTTTAGCAGACTGTTTTGTTAAACAAactttcaaaaatatttgtaatgattgtactttaaatttttgtgatag tcataAGAAAGCAACTGATCATAGTTGTAGTTCAGTATTTTCATGGAAAAATGCATCAAATAATCCAGCTCCACAAGCTCCAAAAAAggttattattgaaaatgaatatttaagagctcaaaagaatcaaaagGTAGAATTGGATAAATTAAGAAAAGAAATGGCTCAAAATAAACAAGAACTAAAAATCCGAGAAGAAAAATCTGTTGAAGAGTTAAATtctgatttaatttttttagaacaacaacaagtttTATAtgatcaaatcaaatcaaataaccaaaatagcaacaacaataataataataataataataataataataataataataataataataataataataataataataataataataataataataataataattttagtgataataataatattaattttagtaataattacgataaatcatcatcatcatcgtcaaatgtaacaccaccacaaccagtAGTAACCAAGAAAAAACAAGGACTACAATCAAAGGCAGAAAAAGATCAAATTGAAGAATTAAGAAAGATTAGAGAGAATAGAAAATTAGAGTATGAATCAGATGATATTTCAGTTTGTGTAACTgttattttatcaaataatgataaattaacaGCTCAATTCAATAAACAAGATACTCTCAAAAAAATTCAAGAATTTGTAAATAGAAATCGTTCAGATGGTGAGGAACCATATGCATTATGTTTAAATGCAACAGGTCAaccattatcaaaaaatgatataaacAAAACTcttcaacaattacaattattaccaACTCCAACTTTATATGTTATT cttataaaagatttaaaagaaCAAATAAAAGAAGTAAAAAGAGCTAATAATCTCAGAGGTTATTTTTTCTCgaataaatatttagaaaTGGCTATTTTAGCAGCTGCTTTATTTTTTGcttattatctttataaaaACTATCAAAAAGAAACTCTTGGAAATCGtaatcgtcatcatcatcgtgaTCATCACCATCGTGGTGAttatgatgattattatgactattattaa